A genomic segment from Lates calcarifer isolate ASB-BC8 linkage group LG13, TLL_Latcal_v3, whole genome shotgun sequence encodes:
- the ccnh gene encoding cyclin-H isoform X1: protein MCPPAMFHNSSQRKYWIFKKEDELEHMRCKANQKFRNKILESGKPGLSESMFLERHEEDVLFRHYERRLLDFCNAFKPAMPKSVVGTAIMYFRRFYLNNSIMEYHPRIIMLTCAYLSCKVDEFNVSSTQFVGNLLQETPAGQERVLEQILEYELLLIQQLNFHLVVHNPYRPMEGLLIDLKTRYPTLDNPESLRKSADDFLTQAAMTDAGLMFPPSQIALTAILNSASRAGLSMETYLTECLGLREDKEALSKMYDSMRRMKTLLKKYELPKPEEVNAYKQRLERIHVEFSTSSNKRKRGYEEDGHVAKEPRLVEEEWTDEDLM from the exons ATGTGCCCGCCAGCAATGTTCCACAACAGctcacagagaaaatactggatttttaaaaaagaagacgAACTCGAGCATATGAGATGCAAGGCCAATCAGAAATTCCGTAACAAGATACTAGAAAGTGGGAAG CCTGGGTTGAGTGAGTCCATGTTCCTGGAGCGTCATGAGGAAGACGTCTTATTTAGACACTATGAGAGAAGGCTGCTGGATTTCTGCAACGCTTTTAAACCCGCAATGCCCAAGTCTGTGGTg GGTACAGCTATCATGTACTTCAGAAGATTCTACCTGAACAATTCCATTATGGAGTACCACCCTCGGATTATCAT GCTCACTTGTGCGTACCTGTCTTGTAAGGTGGATGAGTTCAATGTGTCCAGTACCCAGTTTGTGGGCAACCTTTTGCAGGAGACCCCAGCAGGACAGGAAAGGGTTCTGGAGCAAATCCTGGAGTATGAGCTGCTGCTCATCCAACAGCTCAATTTCCACCTGGTGGTCCACAACCCCTACAGACCCATGGAGGGCCTGCTCATCGACCTAAAG ACTAGATACCCCACACTGGATAACCCAGAGTCACTGAGGAAGAGTGCAGATGACTTTCTGACACAGGCAGCCATGACAGATGCAGGGCTGATGTTTCCCCCTTCTCAGATCGCTCTGACAGCTATTCTGAACAGCGCCTCAAGAGCCGGTCTGAGCATGGAGAC CTACCTGACTGAATGCTTGGGACTGAGAGAGGACAAGGAGGCTCTCTCAAAGATGTACGACTCGATGAGAA GGATGAAAACCCTCCTGAAGAAGTATGAACTTCCCAAACCAGAGGAGGTGAATGCTTACAAACAGAGGTTGGAGAGGATTCATGTGGAGTTTTCCACCTCAAGCAa CAAACGAAAAAGAGGATATGAAGAAGACGGCCATGTAGCAAAAGAACCACGTTTGGTAGAAGAG gAATGGACAGATGAAGACCTGATGTAA
- the ccnh gene encoding cyclin-H isoform X2 has product MFHNSSQRKYWIFKKEDELEHMRCKANQKFRNKILESGKPGLSESMFLERHEEDVLFRHYERRLLDFCNAFKPAMPKSVVGTAIMYFRRFYLNNSIMEYHPRIIMLTCAYLSCKVDEFNVSSTQFVGNLLQETPAGQERVLEQILEYELLLIQQLNFHLVVHNPYRPMEGLLIDLKTRYPTLDNPESLRKSADDFLTQAAMTDAGLMFPPSQIALTAILNSASRAGLSMETYLTECLGLREDKEALSKMYDSMRRMKTLLKKYELPKPEEVNAYKQRLERIHVEFSTSSNKRKRGYEEDGHVAKEPRLVEEEWTDEDLM; this is encoded by the exons ATGTTCCACAACAGctcacagagaaaatactggatttttaaaaaagaagacgAACTCGAGCATATGAGATGCAAGGCCAATCAGAAATTCCGTAACAAGATACTAGAAAGTGGGAAG CCTGGGTTGAGTGAGTCCATGTTCCTGGAGCGTCATGAGGAAGACGTCTTATTTAGACACTATGAGAGAAGGCTGCTGGATTTCTGCAACGCTTTTAAACCCGCAATGCCCAAGTCTGTGGTg GGTACAGCTATCATGTACTTCAGAAGATTCTACCTGAACAATTCCATTATGGAGTACCACCCTCGGATTATCAT GCTCACTTGTGCGTACCTGTCTTGTAAGGTGGATGAGTTCAATGTGTCCAGTACCCAGTTTGTGGGCAACCTTTTGCAGGAGACCCCAGCAGGACAGGAAAGGGTTCTGGAGCAAATCCTGGAGTATGAGCTGCTGCTCATCCAACAGCTCAATTTCCACCTGGTGGTCCACAACCCCTACAGACCCATGGAGGGCCTGCTCATCGACCTAAAG ACTAGATACCCCACACTGGATAACCCAGAGTCACTGAGGAAGAGTGCAGATGACTTTCTGACACAGGCAGCCATGACAGATGCAGGGCTGATGTTTCCCCCTTCTCAGATCGCTCTGACAGCTATTCTGAACAGCGCCTCAAGAGCCGGTCTGAGCATGGAGAC CTACCTGACTGAATGCTTGGGACTGAGAGAGGACAAGGAGGCTCTCTCAAAGATGTACGACTCGATGAGAA GGATGAAAACCCTCCTGAAGAAGTATGAACTTCCCAAACCAGAGGAGGTGAATGCTTACAAACAGAGGTTGGAGAGGATTCATGTGGAGTTTTCCACCTCAAGCAa CAAACGAAAAAGAGGATATGAAGAAGACGGCCATGTAGCAAAAGAACCACGTTTGGTAGAAGAG gAATGGACAGATGAAGACCTGATGTAA